In a genomic window of Weissella tructae:
- a CDS encoding GNAT family N-acetyltransferase: MWNAFKRWLDARRQSVVYEEIDTTQEIEVNGFSFLMMSADFEDVDDLAALEQIVYGEPLAWTADVFRDDLQNNLDRQYMILRQPETNSLVGYLGIALSTQDNQVHVTSITIAPHWQGRAVGTFLMTYMMMWAQQEGFEQIYLEVRAADEDAQRFYRRLGFEKVNELPDYYGENDDAHQMVYVSNQYQGDYV, from the coding sequence ATGTGGAACGCGTTTAAGCGCTGGTTAGATGCCCGCCGTCAAAGTGTTGTGTATGAAGAAATCGATACAACACAAGAAATTGAAGTGAATGGCTTTTCTTTTTTGATGATGTCAGCCGATTTTGAAGACGTAGATGATTTAGCGGCATTAGAACAAATTGTTTATGGAGAACCGTTAGCTTGGACTGCGGACGTTTTCCGTGATGATTTGCAAAATAACCTTGATCGTCAATACATGATTTTACGACAACCTGAAACGAATTCATTAGTTGGATATTTAGGTATTGCGTTGTCTACTCAGGATAATCAAGTACACGTCACAAGTATAACGATTGCGCCGCATTGGCAAGGTCGTGCGGTTGGAACTTTCTTGATGACTTACATGATGATGTGGGCCCAACAAGAAGGTTTTGAACAAATTTACTTGGAAGTGCGTGCAGCCGATGAAGATGCACAACGCTTTTACCGTCGATTGGGATTTGAAAAGGTAAATGAATTACCGGATTACTATGGTGAAAACGATGATGCACATCAAATGGTGTATGTATCCAACCAATACCAAGGTGATTATGTATGA
- the rimI gene encoding ribosomal protein S18-alanine N-acetyltransferase — protein MITYRRPISVEEVYQIADASFDPSPWTVPAFETDLANKWTDYLIMLIDDEPMGFASGTLIGDELSISHVAIVKERQGQGYGSQLLMTWLTRFPLDTRALLEVRSSNVAAQKLYEKIGFTSYYVRKGYYNHPVEDAVMMEYRTTGKELHDN, from the coding sequence ATGATTACTTACCGACGACCAATTAGTGTTGAAGAAGTTTATCAAATCGCAGATGCATCTTTTGACCCTAGTCCTTGGACAGTACCAGCCTTTGAAACGGATTTAGCGAATAAGTGGACCGATTATCTCATCATGTTGATTGATGATGAACCAATGGGGTTTGCGAGTGGTACTTTGATTGGGGATGAGTTGTCGATCAGTCACGTAGCCATTGTTAAAGAGCGACAAGGGCAAGGATATGGTAGTCAACTGTTGATGACGTGGTTAACGCGATTCCCGCTGGACACACGTGCTTTGTTAGAAGTGCGTTCTAGTAATGTAGCAGCACAAAAATTATATGAAAAAATTGGCTTTACAAGCTATTATGTCCGTAAAGGATATTACAATCACCCAGTAGAAGATGCGGTGATGATGGAATATCGGACGACAGGAAAGGAATTACATGACAACTGA
- the tsaB gene encoding tRNA (adenosine(37)-N6)-threonylcarbamoyltransferase complex dimerization subunit type 1 TsaB, translating into MTKTIAFDTSNQPLSVALFDADHVIAQIETNISRNQSEQLLPAIDQLVSDAGWVAGDLERVVVSAGPGSYTGLRIGVTTAKTLAYTLGLELVGISSLGLLAANVKNEDTIIVPVMDARNDNLYAAAYEWVDGQLVAHLADQHTNITALLEKLAAFNGRQLMFVGDLERFNDRILVAYPDAKVAEDTLPHAANSLVLAQQATVITEMDDIHQFVPNYHRLSQAEADWARAHPEEEVGYVERV; encoded by the coding sequence ATGACCAAAACAATTGCATTTGATACAAGTAACCAACCTTTGAGTGTTGCGTTGTTTGATGCGGATCACGTAATCGCGCAAATCGAAACAAATATTAGTCGGAATCAATCAGAACAATTACTACCAGCCATTGACCAATTGGTAAGTGACGCTGGTTGGGTAGCTGGTGACCTTGAACGTGTTGTCGTTAGCGCAGGGCCAGGATCATATACTGGATTGCGTATTGGGGTAACGACTGCGAAAACATTGGCCTATACATTAGGATTAGAGTTAGTCGGTATTTCTAGTTTGGGCTTGTTGGCTGCGAATGTGAAAAACGAAGACACGATTATTGTGCCAGTGATGGATGCACGCAATGATAATCTATATGCAGCTGCGTATGAATGGGTAGATGGACAATTGGTTGCCCATCTAGCAGACCAACACACGAATATTACGGCGTTATTAGAAAAGCTTGCGGCGTTTAATGGTCGTCAATTAATGTTTGTAGGTGACTTAGAGCGCTTTAATGACCGTATCTTAGTGGCTTATCCTGATGCTAAAGTGGCGGAAGATACTTTGCCACATGCGGCGAATAGTTTGGTGCTGGCCCAACAAGCGACTGTAATCACTGAAATGGATGACATTCATCAATTCGTGCCAAATTATCATCGTCTATCACAGGCAGAAGCGGATTGGGCGCGTGCTCATCCAGAAGAAGAGGTGGGTTATGTGGAACGCGTTTAA
- the tsaD gene encoding tRNA (adenosine(37)-N6)-threonylcarbamoyltransferase complex transferase subunit TsaD: MTTERLIMAFESSADETSVAIIKNGVEIVSLATATQIKSHQRFGGIVPEVASRHHIEQVTILADAALSDAGLTYDDLTAIAVTQGPGLVGALLIGVTAAKTIAWAHRLPLVPVIHLAGHISAANFVEPIVYPALALMVSGGHTELVLMREEFDYVVIGDTRDDAAGEAYDKVGRVMGLPYPSGKILDEMAHQGQDTYNLPRAMVKEDNFDFSFSGLKSAVINLLHNAEQRGEEVDEVNLATSFQAAVVEVLVTKTRRALQEYPVKSFIVAGGVAANKGLRAELSDMMVEFPETTYIPVPLSLAGDNAAMIGAAGDIAYRHDVRGDWRLNANPGLEFPYLDEEEF, encoded by the coding sequence ATGACAACTGAACGATTAATCATGGCATTTGAATCAAGTGCGGATGAAACAAGTGTTGCGATCATTAAAAATGGTGTCGAAATTGTGAGTTTAGCAACAGCGACACAAATTAAGAGTCATCAACGTTTTGGTGGTATTGTTCCGGAAGTGGCAAGTCGTCACCATATTGAACAAGTGACTATCTTGGCAGATGCGGCCTTAAGTGACGCTGGATTAACATATGATGATTTAACAGCGATTGCAGTGACGCAGGGACCTGGTTTGGTTGGGGCGTTGTTAATTGGTGTTACCGCAGCAAAAACAATTGCTTGGGCACATAGGTTACCATTGGTGCCAGTGATTCATTTAGCTGGGCACATCAGTGCAGCTAACTTCGTTGAGCCGATTGTGTATCCAGCCTTAGCTTTGATGGTTTCAGGTGGACATACAGAATTGGTCTTAATGCGTGAAGAATTTGATTACGTCGTAATTGGTGATACACGTGACGATGCCGCTGGTGAAGCGTACGATAAGGTTGGTCGTGTAATGGGCTTACCATACCCATCAGGAAAAATCTTGGATGAAATGGCGCATCAAGGGCAAGATACGTACAATCTACCCCGTGCTATGGTGAAGGAAGATAATTTTGACTTCTCATTTTCAGGTCTGAAGAGTGCAGTTATCAACTTACTGCATAATGCAGAACAACGTGGCGAAGAAGTGGATGAAGTTAATCTTGCAACGAGTTTCCAAGCAGCCGTAGTTGAAGTGCTAGTGACTAAGACACGTCGTGCCTTGCAAGAATATCCGGTGAAGAGTTTTATTGTTGCTGGTGGAGTAGCCGCTAACAAAGGTTTGCGTGCTGAATTATCAGATATGATGGTAGAATTCCCGGAAACAACGTATATTCCCGTGCCTTTATCATTAGCTGGAGATAATGCAGCAATGATTGGTGCAGCTGGAGATATTGCCTATCGTCATGATGTACGTGGTGATTGGCGCTTGAATGCAAATCCTGGATTAGAATTCCCTTACTTAGATGAAGAAGAATTTTAA
- a CDS encoding polyprenyl synthetase family protein codes for MQKDLTSVSQVIEENLEVSNADVQAALINMMTGSGKFLRPALTLLAGQFAPHNHKNLIALAASVEILHSASLIHDDIIDDSPLRRHQASMQAQFGKDIAVYAGDVLFAKTFNLLAWHIQDISTSRMATGYLTDLLEGELEQRSNYYRLDMSLDDYLSQIAGKTASLFELAIRLGTSTWEETPANVEQHLTTFAYNLGMAFQIADDILDYENDSNTLGKPTLNDLREGIYSAPLLLALQKNPELANILNKRFDMTDDEAQSIADYVLSSGALDEAKELALDYANRADDMIDLLPDCESKDILMDLQTKLIARQD; via the coding sequence ATGCAAAAGGACTTAACTTCCGTTAGTCAAGTAATCGAAGAAAACCTAGAGGTTAGTAACGCAGATGTACAAGCTGCACTGATTAACATGATGACAGGGAGCGGTAAATTCTTGCGCCCTGCCTTAACCTTGTTAGCAGGTCAATTCGCACCACATAACCATAAAAACTTAATCGCCTTAGCGGCTAGTGTTGAAATCCTACACTCTGCATCATTAATTCATGATGACATTATCGATGATTCTCCACTACGTCGACACCAAGCATCTATGCAAGCACAATTTGGTAAAGACATTGCCGTTTATGCCGGAGATGTTCTATTCGCTAAAACTTTCAACTTATTAGCTTGGCATATTCAAGATATCAGCACGAGCCGTATGGCAACTGGTTATCTAACTGATCTACTAGAAGGTGAATTAGAACAACGCTCTAACTACTATCGATTAGATATGTCTTTAGATGACTACCTATCACAAATCGCTGGTAAGACTGCTAGCTTGTTTGAACTAGCAATTCGCCTTGGTACATCTACTTGGGAAGAAACGCCTGCCAATGTTGAACAACATCTAACAACATTTGCGTACAATTTAGGCATGGCCTTCCAAATCGCGGATGATATCTTAGATTACGAAAACGACAGTAATACACTTGGTAAGCCAACATTAAATGACTTGCGTGAAGGAATCTATTCTGCCCCCCTACTATTGGCCTTGCAAAAGAATCCTGAACTAGCTAACATCTTAAACAAGCGTTTTGATATGACAGATGATGAAGCACAAAGCATCGCTGATTACGTTCTATCATCAGGCGCTTTAGATGAAGCGAAAGAGTTAGCACTTGATTACGCTAATCGAGCAGATGATATGATCGACTTATTACCTGATTGCGAAAGCAAAGATATCTTGATGGACTTACAAACAAAATTAATTGCGCGTCAGGACTAA